A single region of the Dunckerocampus dactyliophorus isolate RoL2022-P2 chromosome 3, RoL_Ddac_1.1, whole genome shotgun sequence genome encodes:
- the tacr2 gene encoding substance-K receptor: MDSLTRHVERDLEATSLPLPVTLPEWLEETNETMGNQFQQPDWQVALWALAYSLIILVSVTGNVTVIWIILAHRRMRTVTNYFIVNLAFSDVSMATFNTLFNFVYALHNDWYFGLGYCRFQNFFPITAMFSSIYSMAAIAVDRYMAIIHPLKPRLSSTSTKVVITLIWIVAILLAFPQCYYSVTRFYYPRTVCMVDWPDDYGGTHQLSYQFAVILLIYLFPLLVMLVTYSLVGRTLWGGHIPGEASDHYHSQITAKRKVVKMMVVVVVTFALCWLPYHTYFILGSFNRDIYKQHYIQQVYLTIFWLAMSSTMYNPIIYCCLNQRFRAGFRHAFSWCPFIKVSEEDKMELQYTHTFRVTMTRSQGNNGAHTSVDTNNTCDANKGFGQG; the protein is encoded by the exons ATGGACAGTTTGACTCGGCACGTGGAACGAGACCTCGAGGCTACGTCGCTGCCACTTCCAGTCACACTTCCAGAATGGTTGGAGGAAACAAATGAGACCATGGGGAATCAATTCCAGCAGCCTGACTGGCAG GTGGCTCTGTGGGCTTTAGCATACTCCCTTATCATCCTGGTGTCCGTCACTGGGAACGTCACGGTCATCTGGATCATTCTCGCTCACAGGCGAATGAGGACTGTGACTAACTATTTCATCGTCAACCTGGCCTTCTCCgatgtttccatggcaacattTAACACCCTGTTCAACTTTGTCTACGCGCTACACAACGACTGGTACTTTGGCCTGGGCTACTGTCGATTCCAGAACTTCTTTCCCATCACCGCCATGTTTTCATCCATTTACTCCATGGCTGCCATCGCAGTGGACAG ATACATGGCCATCATCCACCCTTTGAAGCCTCGCctctcctccacctccaccaaGGTTGTGATCACGCTCATATGGATCGTAGCCATCTTACTCGCATTCCCACAGTGCTACTACAGCGTGACCAGATTTTACTACCCCAGAACTGTTTGCATGGTCGACTGGCCGGACGACTATGGCGGAACACATCAGCTCAG CTACCAGTTTGCTGTCATATTGCTGATCTACCTGTTCCCCCTGCTGGTGATGCTGGTGACCTACAGTCTGGTAGGCAGGACCCTGTGGGGAGGCCACATCCCAGGAGAGGCTTCGGACCACTACCACAGCCAGATCACAGCAAAGCGAAAG gtggtgaagatgatgGTTGTTGTGGTGGTGACCTTTGCTCTGTGCTGGCTGCCCTACCACACATACTTCATACTGGGATCATTCAATAGAGACATTTACAAGCAACATTACATTCAACAG GTTTACCTGACCATTTTTTGGTTAGCAATGAGCTCGACCATGTACAACCCTATCATTTACTGCTGTCTTAACCAAAG GTTCCGTGCTGGTTTCCGTCACGCCTTTTCTTGGTGTCCTTTCATCAAAGTGTCAGAGGAGGACAAGATGGAGCTGCAGTACACACACACCTTCAGAGTGACCATGACACGCAGCCAAGGCAATAACGGCGCACACACCTCCGTAGATACAAACAACACTTGTGATGCAAACAAAGGCTTTGGGCAAGGATGA